The following proteins are encoded in a genomic region of Coffea eugenioides isolate CCC68of chromosome 6, Ceug_1.0, whole genome shotgun sequence:
- the LOC113772960 gene encoding uncharacterized protein LOC113772960 isoform X2, with product MNGELQLESIGGDRNPSDSDPLLHERHQLQKHIDTSSPSSSGSSSEIKDEDLEAGSLPCCRICLECDGEDDDELISPCMCKGTQQFVHRSCLDHWRSVKEGFAFSHCTTCKAQFHLRVAELEDNSWRKIKFRIFVARDVFLVFLAVQTVIAMIGGFAYLMDRDGSFRNSFNDSWDRILSKHPIPFYYCIGVLGFFVLLGFFGLILHCSSLNSNDPRVAGCQNCCYGWGILDCFPASMEACFALVIVFVVIFAILGIAYGFLAATMAIQRIWQRHYHILTKRELTQEYIVEDLRGCYTTPKLDLEHEERLKMLKLL from the exons ATGAACGGAGAATTACAGCTGGAGTCGATTGGTGGTGACCGGAACCCCAGTGACTCCGATCCTCTGCTTCATGAACGCCACCAACTTCAAAAGCATATCGACACTTCGTCGCCATCGTCCTCGGGAAGCTCCAGCGAGATAAAGGATGAAGACCTTGAGGCCGGTTCCTTGCCTTGTTGTAGGATTTGTCTCGAATGCGACGGTGAAGATG ATGATGAATTGATATCTCCGTGCATGTGCAAAGGCACACAGCAGTTTGTTCATCGTTCTTGCCTTGATCACTGGCGGTCAGTCAAG GAAGGTTTTGCGTTTTCTCATTGCACAACTTGTAAAGCTCAATTTCATCTTCGAGTGGCAGAGTTGGAGGACAATTCTTGgcgaaaaataaaatttaggaTCTTTGTTGCAAGAGATGTTTTCCTCGTATTTCTTGCTGTACAAACT GTGATTGCTATGATTGGCGGTTTTGCTTACCTCATGGATAGAGATGGATCTTTCAGGAACTCGTTCAATGATAGCTGGGATCGCATACTTTCTAAGCATCCAATTCCATTTTATTACTGTATAG GGGTTCTTGGCTTCTTTGTGCTGCTGGGATTTTTTGGGCTCATACTACACTGCTCCTCTCTGAACAGCAATGACCCGCGTGTGGCTGGTTGTCAAAATTGTTGTTATGGCTGGGGCATCTTGGATTGTTTCCCTGCATCCATGGAAGCATGCTTTGCCCTAGTAATTGTTTTTGTTGTCATCTTTGCCATTCTTGGAATTGCTTATGGTTTCCTTGCTGCCACCATGGCCATCCAGAGGATTTGGCAGAGACACTACCACATCCTCACGAAGAGAGAACTCACACAG GAGTATATTGTTGAGGACCTTCGAGGCTGTTATACCACTCCAAAATTGGACCTGGAGCATGAAGAACGGCTCAAAATGCTGAAGCTGTTGTAG
- the LOC113772960 gene encoding uncharacterized protein LOC113772960 isoform X1: MNGELQLESIGGDRNPSDSDPLLHERHQLQKHIDTSSPSSSGSSSEIKDEDLEAGSLPCCRICLECDGEDDDELISPCMCKGTQQFVHRSCLDHWRSVKEGFAFSHCTTCKAQFHLRVAELEDNSWRKIKFRIFVARDVFLVFLAVQTVIAMIGGFAYLMDRDGSFRNSFNDSWDRILSKHPIPFYYCIGAPTNLFCRPKTKCIKGVLGFFVLLGFFGLILHCSSLNSNDPRVAGCQNCCYGWGILDCFPASMEACFALVIVFVVIFAILGIAYGFLAATMAIQRIWQRHYHILTKRELTQEYIVEDLRGCYTTPKLDLEHEERLKMLKLL; this comes from the exons ATGAACGGAGAATTACAGCTGGAGTCGATTGGTGGTGACCGGAACCCCAGTGACTCCGATCCTCTGCTTCATGAACGCCACCAACTTCAAAAGCATATCGACACTTCGTCGCCATCGTCCTCGGGAAGCTCCAGCGAGATAAAGGATGAAGACCTTGAGGCCGGTTCCTTGCCTTGTTGTAGGATTTGTCTCGAATGCGACGGTGAAGATG ATGATGAATTGATATCTCCGTGCATGTGCAAAGGCACACAGCAGTTTGTTCATCGTTCTTGCCTTGATCACTGGCGGTCAGTCAAG GAAGGTTTTGCGTTTTCTCATTGCACAACTTGTAAAGCTCAATTTCATCTTCGAGTGGCAGAGTTGGAGGACAATTCTTGgcgaaaaataaaatttaggaTCTTTGTTGCAAGAGATGTTTTCCTCGTATTTCTTGCTGTACAAACT GTGATTGCTATGATTGGCGGTTTTGCTTACCTCATGGATAGAGATGGATCTTTCAGGAACTCGTTCAATGATAGCTGGGATCGCATACTTTCTAAGCATCCAATTCCATTTTATTACTGTATAGGTGCACCGACAAATTTATTTTGTAGACCAAAGACTAAATGCATCAAAG GGGTTCTTGGCTTCTTTGTGCTGCTGGGATTTTTTGGGCTCATACTACACTGCTCCTCTCTGAACAGCAATGACCCGCGTGTGGCTGGTTGTCAAAATTGTTGTTATGGCTGGGGCATCTTGGATTGTTTCCCTGCATCCATGGAAGCATGCTTTGCCCTAGTAATTGTTTTTGTTGTCATCTTTGCCATTCTTGGAATTGCTTATGGTTTCCTTGCTGCCACCATGGCCATCCAGAGGATTTGGCAGAGACACTACCACATCCTCACGAAGAGAGAACTCACACAG GAGTATATTGTTGAGGACCTTCGAGGCTGTTATACCACTCCAAAATTGGACCTGGAGCATGAAGAACGGCTCAAAATGCTGAAGCTGTTGTAG